One Desulfovibrio fairfieldensis genomic window carries:
- a CDS encoding sulfite exporter TauE/SafE family protein, with protein sequence MSFGRQVYDFLLSGSQAYAKWDLEVSTSILRNRKKLLILLALAVPILAGCLAEAYEYHEMLGGKSAYAPAFYTTTIFLASIAVGLAAGLITGCIGAGGGFIITPALMAVGVKGILAVGTDLFHIFAKAIMGTTVHKKLGNVSGKLAIAFLVGSIVGTFIGGAINKGLYNADPLLSELFISTIYAVLLGFLGFYALFDFLKATRGGSKAASQSAHGGSAGLTSLSVRMQSLTVPPMISFDEDLVPGGRRISGWIVAAGGMVVGLLAAIMGVGGGFVTFPMFVYIFGVSSMTTVGTDILQIIFTAGFAAVGQYAIYGYVFYTLAIGMLLGSLLGIQVGALTTKVVKGIHIRGFYAISIIAGFINRAATLPKKLVEMEVLHWSPSVCNIIQDVGNVVFWVVVAFFGIWVFSKFFLNLGKLRGEA encoded by the coding sequence ATGAGTTTTGGCAGGCAAGTGTATGATTTTCTATTGAGCGGTTCACAGGCATACGCCAAATGGGATTTGGAGGTTTCAACCTCCATTCTCAGAAACCGCAAAAAACTGCTCATTCTGCTGGCGCTGGCCGTGCCCATTCTGGCCGGTTGCCTGGCTGAAGCCTACGAGTACCACGAGATGCTCGGCGGCAAGAGCGCGTATGCTCCGGCCTTTTACACCACCACCATCTTTCTGGCCTCCATCGCCGTGGGTCTGGCCGCGGGCCTGATCACCGGCTGTATCGGCGCGGGCGGCGGCTTCATCATCACCCCGGCCCTGATGGCCGTGGGCGTCAAGGGCATTCTGGCTGTGGGCACGGACCTGTTTCACATTTTCGCCAAGGCCATCATGGGCACCACGGTGCACAAAAAGCTGGGCAACGTCTCGGGCAAACTGGCCATCGCCTTCCTGGTGGGCTCCATTGTGGGCACGTTCATCGGCGGCGCCATCAACAAAGGCCTGTACAACGCCGATCCCCTGCTCTCCGAGCTGTTCATCAGCACCATTTACGCCGTGCTGCTGGGCTTCCTGGGCTTCTACGCCCTGTTCGACTTTCTGAAAGCCACGCGCGGCGGCAGCAAAGCGGCCAGCCAGAGCGCCCACGGCGGCAGCGCGGGCCTGACCAGCCTGTCCGTCAGAATGCAGAGCCTGACCGTGCCGCCCATGATCTCCTTCGACGAGGATCTGGTGCCCGGCGGGCGGCGCATCTCCGGCTGGATCGTGGCCGCCGGCGGCATGGTGGTGGGCCTGCTGGCCGCCATCATGGGCGTGGGCGGCGGTTTCGTGACCTTCCCCATGTTCGTCTACATTTTCGGCGTGTCCTCCATGACCACGGTGGGCACGGACATTCTGCAGATCATCTTCACCGCCGGTTTCGCCGCCGTGGGCCAGTACGCCATTTACGGCTACGTGTTCTACACCCTGGCCATCGGCATGCTGCTGGGCTCGCTGCTGGGCATCCAGGTCGGCGCGCTGACCACCAAGGTGGTCAAGGGCATCCATATCCGGGGCTTTTACGCCATTTCGATCATTGCCGGTTTCATCAACCGCGCGGCCACGCTGCCCAAAAAGCTTGTGGAGATGGAGGTGCTCCACTGGTCGCCCAGTGTGTGCAACATCATCCAGGACGTGGGCAATGTGGTCTTCTGGGTTGTGGTGGCCTTTTTCGGCATCTGGGTCTTCAGCAAATTCTTCCTTAATCTCGGCAAACTCAGAGGGGAGGCCTGA
- the tyrS gene encoding tyrosine--tRNA ligase has translation MTDIDRQMALIKRGVAELIDEGELRKKLARGVPLRVKVGFDPTAPDLHLGHTVVMHKMRHFQELGHTVIFLIGDFTGRIGDPSGRSETRPPLTEEQVLANAETYKKQVFKILDPKKTQVEFNSRWLSKLDATGFIKLASSYTVARMMERDDFEKRFREQRPISIHEFLYPLCQGFDSVSLKTDVEMGGTDQKFNLLVGRNLQAHYGQESQCILTMPLLEGTDGVRKMSKSYGNYIGIDEPPAEIFGKVMGVSDELMWRYYELLSAKSLEEIAALKRDVAEGRVHPKAAKEALAHEMVSRYHSGKDADEARQGFNAVFADGGVPADAPSHSCQHGEDSTPPAFLEAAGLVKSRGEAKRLIKEGALSVDGQRCDDALAPLPAGDYVIKLGKKRFLKLNVR, from the coding sequence ATGACGGATATTGATCGGCAGATGGCCCTTATCAAACGCGGCGTGGCTGAACTGATCGACGAGGGCGAACTGCGCAAAAAGCTGGCGCGCGGCGTGCCCTTGCGCGTCAAGGTGGGCTTTGACCCCACGGCTCCGGACCTGCACCTCGGGCATACTGTGGTGATGCACAAGATGCGTCATTTCCAGGAGCTGGGGCACACGGTCATTTTTCTGATCGGCGATTTCACCGGCCGCATCGGCGACCCTTCGGGCCGTTCGGAAACCCGCCCCCCGCTGACGGAGGAACAGGTTCTGGCCAATGCCGAAACCTACAAGAAGCAGGTTTTCAAAATCCTGGACCCGAAAAAGACCCAGGTGGAATTCAACTCCCGCTGGCTGAGCAAGCTGGACGCCACGGGCTTCATCAAGCTGGCCTCCAGCTATACTGTGGCCCGCATGATGGAGCGCGACGACTTTGAAAAGCGCTTCCGCGAGCAGCGCCCCATTTCCATCCACGAATTTCTCTATCCGCTCTGCCAGGGCTTTGACTCGGTTTCGCTGAAAACCGACGTGGAAATGGGCGGCACGGACCAGAAGTTCAACCTGCTGGTGGGCCGCAACCTCCAGGCCCATTACGGGCAGGAAAGCCAGTGCATTTTGACCATGCCCCTGCTGGAAGGCACGGACGGCGTGCGCAAGATGTCCAAGTCCTACGGCAACTACATCGGCATTGATGAGCCGCCGGCGGAAATTTTCGGCAAAGTCATGGGCGTGTCCGACGAGCTCATGTGGCGCTATTACGAGCTGCTTTCAGCCAAAAGCCTGGAAGAGATCGCGGCCCTGAAGCGGGATGTGGCCGAAGGCCGCGTGCATCCCAAGGCCGCCAAGGAAGCCCTGGCCCATGAAATGGTCAGCCGCTACCACAGCGGGAAGGACGCCGATGAGGCCCGCCAGGGCTTCAACGCGGTGTTCGCGGACGGCGGCGTGCCCGCCGACGCGCCCTCCCACTCCTGCCAACACGGCGAGGACAGCACGCCCCCGGCCTTTCTGGAGGCCGCCGGGCTGGTCAAGAGCCGGGGCGAGGCCAAGCGTCTGATCAAGGAAGGCGCGCTCTCGGTGGACGGCCAGCGTTGCGACGACGCGCTGGCCCCGCTGCCCGCCGGGGATTATGTGATCAAACTGGGCAAAAAGCGCTTTCTGAAACTCAACGTGCGCTGA
- a CDS encoding aspartate/glutamate racemase family protein: MKTIGLLGGMSWESTVSYYRIVNTVVKERLGGLHSARCLLYSVDFQEIEACQSAGDWDRSALLLGAAAQNLEKGGADFIVICTNTMHKVAPRIQEAVSIPLLHIADVTAAEILGRGLRSVGLLGTRYTMEEDFYCGRLRRQGLEVLIPDAPERDMINKVIFEELCLGVIREDSRKKFQAAMAGLAGRGARGVILGCTEIGLLLRPEDAELPLFDTTVLHATAAANLALES; the protein is encoded by the coding sequence ATGAAGACCATCGGCCTGTTGGGCGGCATGAGCTGGGAAAGCACGGTCAGTTATTACCGGATCGTCAACACTGTGGTGAAGGAACGCCTGGGCGGCCTGCATTCGGCCCGCTGCCTGCTCTACAGCGTGGATTTTCAGGAAATCGAGGCTTGCCAGTCCGCCGGGGACTGGGACAGGAGCGCGCTGCTGCTGGGCGCGGCGGCGCAAAATCTGGAGAAGGGCGGCGCGGATTTCATCGTCATCTGCACCAACACCATGCACAAGGTGGCCCCCCGGATTCAGGAGGCGGTCTCCATTCCCCTGCTGCACATCGCGGACGTCACGGCCGCCGAAATCCTGGGGCGCGGCCTGCGCTCGGTGGGCCTGCTGGGCACGCGTTACACCATGGAAGAGGATTTTTACTGCGGCAGGCTGCGTCGGCAGGGTCTTGAGGTGCTGATTCCGGACGCGCCGGAACGCGACATGATCAACAAGGTCATTTTCGAGGAGCTCTGCCTGGGCGTGATTCGCGAGGATTCCCGGAAAAAGTTTCAGGCGGCCATGGCCGGACTGGCCGGGCGTGGCGCGCGTGGCGTCATTCTGGGCTGCACGGAAATCGGCCTGCTGCTGCGACCCGAGGACGCCGAACTGCCTCTTTTCGACACCACCGTGCTGCACGCCACCGCCGCCGCGAATCTGGCCCTGGAAAGCTGA
- a CDS encoding bifunctional nucleoside/nucleotide kinase/histidine phosphatase family protein, whose protein sequence is MRKLYVAMVGLPARGKSTLARRIRQGLLAEGIRAQIFNNGDMRRALVGAESTEPDFYNPENSAGREIREQICLRNMARARAWLAEQGEVAILDATNASRARRILIEQTLTDHPVLFVECVNEDPLLLNACIRRKTTLPEYASYSEADALDSFMKRIGYYESIYSPLQDEKFWLCVDSTANRILDERPCEGSPYYPAIREIVVSVWVHSLYLARHGQTEFNVQGRIGGDPPLTALGRSQAEALARHMRDRRIDWVFTSTRLRSHETAAPLLVERPGAHAMALKEFDEIWAGDCEGMLYSEIRRSMPDVTAGRNADKYGYAYPNGESYAILRERVQRGLRRALFLAGDAPLLIVGHQAINRVLLSLFLRQRSEDVPYIYIPQNQYYHISLTPHRKVFERVPYERTGRD, encoded by the coding sequence ATGCGGAAACTGTACGTGGCGATGGTGGGCCTGCCCGCGCGCGGCAAGTCCACGCTGGCGCGGCGCATCCGCCAGGGCCTGCTGGCCGAGGGCATCCGGGCGCAGATCTTCAACAACGGCGACATGCGCCGGGCCCTGGTGGGCGCGGAATCCACGGAGCCGGATTTCTACAATCCGGAAAACAGCGCTGGCCGCGAAATCCGCGAGCAGATCTGCCTCCGCAACATGGCCCGGGCCCGGGCCTGGCTGGCCGAGCAGGGCGAGGTGGCCATTCTGGACGCCACCAACGCCAGCCGCGCCCGGCGGATTCTCATCGAACAGACCCTCACCGACCACCCCGTGCTCTTTGTGGAGTGCGTCAACGAAGACCCGCTGCTGCTCAACGCCTGCATCCGCCGCAAAACCACCCTGCCCGAATACGCGTCCTACAGCGAGGCCGACGCCCTGGACAGTTTCATGAAGCGCATCGGCTATTATGAATCCATCTACAGCCCGCTTCAGGATGAAAAATTCTGGCTCTGCGTGGATTCCACGGCCAACCGCATTCTGGACGAACGCCCTTGTGAAGGCTCGCCCTATTATCCGGCCATCCGCGAGATTGTGGTCAGCGTCTGGGTGCACAGCCTCTATCTGGCCCGCCACGGCCAGACGGAATTCAACGTGCAGGGCCGCATCGGCGGCGATCCCCCGCTCACGGCCCTGGGCCGCTCCCAGGCCGAAGCCCTGGCCCGGCACATGCGCGACCGGCGCATCGACTGGGTGTTCACCTCCACCCGCCTGCGCTCCCACGAAACAGCGGCCCCGCTGCTGGTTGAACGCCCCGGCGCGCACGCCATGGCTCTCAAGGAGTTTGACGAAATCTGGGCCGGAGACTGCGAAGGCATGCTCTATTCGGAAATCCGCCGGAGCATGCCCGACGTCACGGCGGGCCGCAACGCGGACAAATACGGCTACGCCTATCCCAACGGCGAAAGCTACGCCATCCTGCGCGAACGCGTGCAGCGCGGCCTCAGGCGCGCGCTCTTTCTGGCCGGGGACGCGCCCCTGCTCATCGTGGGGCATCAGGCCATCAACCGGGTGCTGCTCTCGCTCTTTCTGCGCCAGCGCAGCGAGGACGTGCCCTATATCTACATTCCCCAGAACCAGTATTACCACATTTCCCTGACCCCGCACCGCAAAGTCTTCGAGCGCGTCCCCTACGAACGGACGGGGCGGGACTGA
- a CDS encoding TerC family protein → MWDFSWITELSAWAGLGTLVLLEVVLGVDNLVFISILVGRLPAEQKRHAFLTGLGLALLMRLVLLAAIAWIIGLTAPLFTLGGRAFSARDLILIGGGLFLLLKGTLELHERLEGHMSGPADAGRHAGFWRVIAQIIVLDAVFSLDSIITSVGMVDHVSVMMLAVVAAMLVMALAAAPLLRFVERHPSVIVLCLGFLLMIGLGLLTDGLGYHIPKGYLYAAIIFAVLVEACNQWALRNRRKRISMRDMRESTARVVLGLLGGRSGHGDAQLDAAALAGESRGALFAPEERDMVARVIRLSGRTARFIMIPRQRVNWLDSRADRETVYRFAAAAALPWLPVLRRETDDVLGVVRTGELLLPAPDVSKDAPWKLTDYIRSAPTIFEHTALADILDDFRAHPAPLSFVRDEYGSVVGMITPAELLSVLAGQVGDLPAGPESCRLPDGSWRMPGRLSVDAVTAWLGISLPPRSASATLAGLILERLGHIPVTGERLRLQGWELEITRMDRQRIDEVRAVKLPESGRKKERGAA, encoded by the coding sequence ATGTGGGATTTTTCGTGGATTACGGAGCTTTCGGCCTGGGCCGGTCTGGGCACGCTGGTACTGCTGGAAGTGGTGCTGGGCGTGGACAACCTGGTATTCATCTCCATTCTGGTGGGGCGGCTGCCCGCCGAGCAGAAGCGTCATGCCTTTCTCACCGGCCTGGGGCTGGCCCTGCTCATGCGCCTGGTCCTGCTGGCGGCCATCGCCTGGATCATCGGGCTCACCGCGCCCCTGTTCACCCTGGGCGGGCGCGCCTTTTCCGCGCGGGATCTGATCCTGATAGGCGGCGGCCTGTTCCTGCTTCTCAAGGGCACGCTGGAGCTGCACGAACGCCTGGAAGGCCATATGTCCGGTCCCGCGGACGCGGGCCGTCACGCGGGCTTCTGGCGGGTGATCGCGCAGATCATCGTCCTGGACGCCGTCTTTTCCCTGGATTCCATCATCACCTCCGTGGGCATGGTGGACCATGTCTCGGTGATGATGCTGGCCGTGGTCGCGGCCATGCTGGTCATGGCCCTGGCCGCCGCGCCGCTGCTCCGCTTTGTGGAGCGCCATCCCTCGGTCATTGTGCTCTGTCTGGGCTTTCTGCTGATGATCGGCCTGGGGCTGCTGACCGACGGCCTGGGCTACCACATTCCCAAGGGCTATCTGTATGCGGCCATTATTTTCGCCGTGCTGGTGGAGGCCTGCAATCAGTGGGCGCTGCGCAACCGGCGCAAGCGCATCAGCATGCGCGACATGCGCGAGTCCACGGCCCGCGTGGTGCTGGGCCTGCTGGGCGGGCGGTCCGGCCACGGCGACGCCCAGCTTGACGCGGCGGCTCTGGCCGGGGAGAGCCGGGGCGCGCTGTTCGCCCCGGAAGAGCGGGACATGGTGGCCCGCGTCATCCGCCTGAGCGGGCGCACGGCCCGCTTTATCATGATTCCGCGTCAGCGCGTGAACTGGCTGGACAGCCGCGCCGACCGCGAGACTGTCTACCGCTTCGCGGCGGCGGCCGCCCTGCCCTGGCTGCCGGTGCTGCGCCGCGAAACGGACGACGTGCTGGGCGTGGTGCGCACGGGCGAACTGCTGCTGCCCGCGCCGGACGTCTCCAAGGATGCGCCCTGGAAATTGACGGACTACATCCGTTCCGCGCCGACCATTTTCGAGCACACGGCCCTGGCGGACATTCTGGACGATTTTCGCGCGCATCCCGCGCCGCTCTCCTTTGTACGCGACGAATACGGCAGCGTGGTGGGCATGATCACGCCCGCCGAGCTGCTCAGCGTGCTGGCCGGTCAGGTGGGGGATTTGCCCGCCGGGCCCGAATCCTGCCGCCTGCCCGACGGCAGTTGGCGCATGCCGGGCAGGCTTTCCGTGGACGCGGTCACGGCCTGGCTGGGCATCAGCCTGCCGCCGCGTTCCGCCAGCGCCACCCTGGCCGGGCTGATTCTGGAGCGCCTGGGACACATTCCGGTGACGGGCGAGCGATTGCGCCTCCAGGGCTGGGAACTGGAGATCACTCGCATGGACCGCCAGCGCATCGACGAGGTGCGCGCCGTCAAGCTGCCGGAGAGCGGGCGGAAAAAGGAGCGCGGCGCGGCATAA
- the tsf gene encoding translation elongation factor Ts, with translation MAISAQMVKELREKTGAGMMDCKKALVEVNGDLEKAVDWLRQKGMAKAAKKSGRATCEGVVTAVTSPDGKHVAMASLMCETDFVARGDQFQNMAARVAQAVLEHNPADPTALDGVVGDEVKQLIASVGENMQLGKFARHTRQSDNEVIGQYIHANGKIGVLVFLTCGKAESVNAPEVKELAKNLAMQVAAASPMALDAGSLDQAAVEREREVYRQKALEEGKPANIVDKIADGAVKKFQKEVCLMEQPFIRDDKKSVSDIVREAGKAVGDTITVTGFTRIQLAAE, from the coding sequence ATGGCAATCAGCGCTCAAATGGTCAAAGAACTGCGCGAGAAAACCGGCGCGGGCATGATGGACTGCAAAAAAGCCCTGGTGGAAGTGAACGGCGACCTGGAAAAGGCTGTGGACTGGCTGCGCCAGAAGGGCATGGCCAAGGCCGCTAAAAAATCCGGCCGCGCCACCTGCGAAGGCGTGGTTACCGCCGTGACCAGCCCTGACGGCAAGCATGTGGCCATGGCTTCGCTGATGTGCGAAACCGACTTCGTGGCCCGCGGCGACCAGTTCCAGAACATGGCCGCCCGCGTGGCCCAGGCCGTGCTGGAGCACAATCCGGCTGACCCCACCGCCCTGGACGGCGTGGTGGGCGACGAGGTCAAGCAGCTCATCGCCTCGGTGGGCGAAAACATGCAGCTCGGCAAGTTCGCGCGCCATACCCGCCAGTCCGACAATGAAGTTATCGGGCAGTACATCCACGCCAACGGCAAGATCGGCGTGCTGGTCTTCCTGACCTGCGGCAAGGCCGAGAGCGTGAACGCGCCCGAAGTCAAGGAGCTTGCCAAGAACTTGGCCATGCAGGTGGCCGCCGCCAGTCCCATGGCTCTGGACGCCGGAAGCCTGGACCAGGCCGCCGTGGAACGCGAGCGCGAAGTCTATCGCCAGAAGGCCCTGGAAGAAGGCAAGCCCGCCAATATCGTGGACAAGATCGCCGACGGCGCGGTGAAGAAGTTCCAGAAGGAAGTCTGCCTGATGGAACAGCCCTTTATCCGCGACGACAAGAAGAGCGTGAGCGATATCGTGCGCGAAGCCGGCAAGGCCGTGGGCGACACCATCACGGTGACGGGCTTTACCCGCATCCAACTGGCCGCGGAATAA
- the rpsB gene encoding 30S ribosomal protein S2: MAYVSMKQMLETGVHFGHQTRRWNPKMRPYIFGARNGIHIIDLQQTVKLFRVAHDKIVDTVAKGGKVLFIGTKRQAQEAVAAEAGRANQFHVTNRWMGGTLTNFVTIQKSVDRLKKLEAMFADGSINRYQKKEILLLEREMKKLEETLGGIKNMDRLPQLAFIIDPNREDIAVKECRKLGIPIVAVTDTNCDPDLIDYIIPGNDDAIRAIKLFVAAFSEACMEGEAMSKDHKDAANAEEAMQKAAAAESAPAAEAAPAQEAAPAE; the protein is encoded by the coding sequence ATGGCTTACGTCAGCATGAAGCAGATGCTGGAAACCGGGGTGCACTTCGGGCACCAGACCCGGCGCTGGAACCCCAAAATGCGCCCCTACATCTTCGGCGCGCGCAACGGCATCCATATCATCGACCTGCAGCAGACCGTGAAGCTTTTCCGCGTGGCCCACGATAAAATCGTGGACACCGTGGCCAAGGGCGGCAAGGTGCTCTTTATCGGCACCAAGCGCCAGGCCCAGGAGGCCGTGGCCGCCGAAGCCGGTCGCGCCAACCAGTTTCATGTGACCAACCGCTGGATGGGCGGCACCCTGACCAACTTCGTGACCATCCAGAAAAGCGTGGACCGCCTCAAGAAGCTGGAAGCCATGTTTGCCGACGGCTCCATCAACCGTTACCAGAAAAAGGAAATCCTGCTTCTGGAGCGCGAGATGAAGAAGCTGGAGGAAACCCTGGGCGGCATCAAGAACATGGACCGCCTGCCGCAGCTGGCCTTCATCATCGACCCCAACCGTGAAGACATCGCGGTGAAGGAATGCCGCAAGCTGGGCATCCCGATTGTGGCCGTCACGGACACCAACTGCGATCCGGACCTCATCGACTACATTATTCCCGGCAATGACGACGCCATCCGCGCCATCAAACTCTTTGTGGCCGCTTTCTCCGAAGCCTGCATGGAAGGCGAGGCCATGAGCAAGGACCACAAGGACGCCGCCAACGCCGAAGAGGCCATGCAGAAAGCCGCCGCCGCTGAAAGCGCTCCGGCCGCTGAGGCCGCCCCCGCGCAGGAAGCCGCTCCCGCCGAATAA